In the Carboxydothermus hydrogenoformans Z-2901 genome, one interval contains:
- the purC gene encoding phosphoribosylaminoimidazolesuccinocarboxamide synthase has translation MEKKFLYEGKAKIVYATENPDEVVVYYKDAATAFDGKKKGEIENKGYLNAQISAYIFKYLEKQGIKTHFLELVGEREQRVKRLSIIPVEVVVRNIAAGSLSKRLGLPEGTDLPFPVVELYYKNDELGDPMINHYHVQALNLATPEEIKYMEDTALKVNSLLKEFFDSLNILLVDFKLEFGRFKKEILLGDEISPDTCRFWDKDTREKLDKDRFRRDLGGVTEAYAEILKRIKEKAE, from the coding sequence ATGGAGAAAAAGTTTCTTTATGAAGGTAAGGCCAAAATTGTTTATGCCACCGAAAATCCCGATGAAGTGGTAGTGTACTACAAAGATGCGGCTACCGCCTTTGACGGTAAGAAAAAAGGAGAGATAGAAAATAAGGGCTACTTAAATGCTCAAATTTCCGCTTATATTTTTAAGTATTTAGAAAAGCAGGGTATTAAAACCCATTTTCTTGAATTAGTTGGGGAGCGGGAACAGCGGGTCAAAAGGCTTTCCATTATTCCGGTGGAAGTGGTCGTTCGCAATATTGCTGCGGGCTCCCTTTCCAAACGGCTGGGGCTTCCGGAAGGGACTGATTTACCTTTTCCGGTGGTGGAGCTTTACTACAAAAACGATGAATTAGGAGACCCGATGATCAACCATTATCACGTGCAGGCGTTAAATCTGGCTACCCCGGAGGAAATAAAATATATGGAAGATACCGCTTTAAAGGTCAATTCTTTATTAAAGGAATTTTTTGACTCGCTTAATATTTTGTTAGTTGATTTTAAGCTGGAATTTGGAAGGTTTAAAAAGGAAATTCTTTTAGGTGACGAAATATCGCCGGATACGTGCCGGTTCTGGGATAAAGATACCCGGGAAAAGCTCGATAAAGACCGGTTTAGAAGGGATTTAGGGGGAGTAACCGAAGCCTATGCGGAAATTTTAAAGCGAATTAAGGAGAAAGCGGAATAG
- the purL gene encoding phosphoribosylformylglycinamidine synthase subunit PurL — protein MGLTDEEYRRIVEYLGREPNEVELGMCAVMWSEHCSYKSSKIHLKKLPTRGPAVVQGPGENAGVVDIGDGLGIAFKIESHNHPSAIEPYQGAATGVGGIIRDIFAMGARPIALLDSLRFGKLHSPRVRHLFTGVVAGIAGYGNCIGIPTVAGDVYFQESYEENPLVNAMCVGIVELSKLKKGVATGVGNPVLLVGATTGRDGIHGATFASEELSQDGEDKRPSVQVGDPFMEKLLLEACLEALEYGHIVGMQDLGAAGLTSSSSEMAARGKSGIRLYLDRVPLREEGMTPYEIMLSESQERMLLVVEKGYEDEIIKIFKKWDLNAVVVGEITDGEEIEVFFDGECVAKLPYRLLTEEAPVYDRPYRIPEIKNLQSINPAGVDCGEALRRLLQSPNIARKSYVYEQYDHQVGVNTVVKPGYSDAAVLRIKGTKKGIAVKTDGNGRYVYHNPREGAKRAVLETALNLAVTGAKPLGLTNCLNFGNPEKPEIMGQFVEVIAGMKEACEILNIPVTGGNVSFYNETGEKAIYPTPVIGMVGLIDDLETGLIPMAFQTEGDLIYLLGEPTGELGQSEFLKEFFGDVLVPVPPVDLQEGRRIIELLPLLKKQGLINSAHDVSDGGLAVSLCEAAFAGELGVNIDFTTSLLPQEFLFSEKVGLVIVSVSPEKEEEFIKSVKNAGVFVLKLGRVNGKDEIEICLNGQRVIQEKLSELKALYEGGLSWALK, from the coding sequence ATGGGCTTAACCGACGAAGAATACCGGCGAATTGTCGAGTATCTGGGCCGCGAACCAAATGAAGTGGAACTGGGCATGTGTGCGGTGATGTGGTCGGAGCACTGCAGCTATAAAAGTTCCAAGATTCATTTAAAAAAGCTTCCCACCAGGGGTCCGGCGGTGGTGCAGGGGCCCGGGGAAAATGCCGGAGTGGTCGATATCGGAGACGGACTGGGAATTGCCTTTAAAATTGAAAGCCATAACCACCCGTCAGCCATCGAGCCCTACCAGGGAGCGGCAACGGGAGTCGGGGGGATAATCCGGGACATCTTTGCCATGGGAGCGCGGCCGATAGCCCTTTTGGATTCCCTTCGCTTTGGCAAACTTCACTCACCCAGGGTTCGCCACCTTTTTACCGGCGTGGTGGCCGGGATTGCGGGTTACGGTAACTGCATCGGGATTCCTACGGTGGCGGGGGATGTTTATTTTCAGGAATCGTATGAAGAAAATCCTCTGGTAAATGCGATGTGTGTGGGCATCGTGGAGCTTTCCAAACTGAAAAAAGGTGTAGCCACGGGGGTAGGCAATCCTGTTCTTTTGGTAGGAGCGACTACCGGGCGCGACGGGATTCACGGAGCCACCTTTGCTTCCGAAGAGCTGTCCCAGGACGGGGAGGATAAACGGCCTTCGGTGCAGGTGGGAGACCCCTTTATGGAAAAGCTTTTACTGGAAGCATGTCTGGAAGCTCTGGAATACGGTCACATCGTTGGCATGCAGGATCTGGGCGCCGCCGGACTTACCAGTTCTTCATCGGAAATGGCCGCCCGGGGGAAATCGGGTATCCGGCTCTACCTGGACAGGGTGCCCCTCCGGGAAGAGGGGATGACCCCTTACGAAATTATGCTTTCCGAATCCCAGGAACGGATGCTTTTAGTGGTGGAAAAAGGGTATGAGGATGAAATCATCAAAATCTTTAAAAAGTGGGATTTAAATGCGGTGGTGGTGGGAGAAATTACCGATGGCGAGGAAATCGAGGTATTTTTTGACGGGGAATGCGTTGCAAAACTTCCCTACCGCTTGCTAACCGAGGAGGCTCCCGTTTACGACCGGCCTTACCGGATTCCGGAGATTAAAAACCTGCAAAGCATAAACCCGGCTGGGGTGGATTGCGGAGAGGCTCTGCGCCGGCTTTTACAAAGCCCCAATATTGCCAGGAAAAGTTATGTGTACGAACAGTACGACCACCAGGTAGGGGTTAATACGGTAGTGAAACCCGGTTACTCCGATGCCGCAGTTTTAAGAATCAAGGGTACGAAAAAGGGCATTGCCGTAAAAACCGACGGCAACGGCCGCTATGTTTACCATAATCCCCGGGAAGGGGCCAAACGGGCGGTACTGGAGACGGCTTTAAATTTGGCGGTTACCGGGGCAAAACCTCTGGGTCTTACCAACTGCTTGAACTTTGGCAACCCGGAAAAGCCGGAAATTATGGGGCAGTTTGTGGAAGTAATTGCGGGGATGAAGGAAGCGTGTGAAATTTTAAATATTCCCGTAACCGGCGGCAACGTTAGCTTTTACAACGAAACCGGTGAAAAAGCTATTTACCCTACACCGGTTATCGGGATGGTGGGTTTAATTGACGATTTGGAAACGGGACTTATTCCCATGGCTTTTCAGACCGAGGGAGATTTAATTTACCTCCTGGGTGAACCCACCGGGGAGCTCGGGCAAAGCGAGTTTTTAAAGGAGTTTTTTGGGGACGTTCTGGTTCCGGTACCACCGGTGGACCTTCAGGAAGGGAGAAGGATAATCGAGCTTTTACCCTTGTTAAAAAAGCAAGGACTCATTAACTCTGCTCATGATGTTAGCGATGGCGGTTTGGCGGTTTCCCTTTGTGAGGCAGCCTTTGCCGGGGAGCTGGGGGTAAACATCGATTTTACCACTTCCCTTCTGCCGCAGGAGTTTCTTTTTTCGGAAAAAGTTGGCCTGGTAATAGTATCGGTATCTCCGGAAAAAGAAGAGGAGTTTATAAAGTCAGTAAAAAATGCCGGGGTTTTTGTTTTAAAGCTTGGCCGGGTGAACGGGAAGGATGAGATAGAAATTTGCCTAAACGGTCAGAGGGTCATCCAAGAAAAGCTATCGGAGTTAAAAGCCTTGTATGAGGGGGGCCTAAGTTGGGCTTTGAAATAA
- the purQ gene encoding phosphoribosylformylglycinamidine synthase subunit PurQ has protein sequence MKFGVVVFPGSNCDADCFHVLKNVFGRETVYIWHKEDNFDVDCIVLPGGFSYGDYLRAGAIARFSPVMKKVVEFANAGGLVIGICNGFQILLEAGLLPGAMLRNKSINFRCHDVYLRVENNNTPFTSKAHEGQVLKIPIAHGEGNYYCEPDTLKKLIANGQVVFRYCNSRGEVTEDANPNGSLYNIAGIINEKGNVLGMMPHPERCSENILGGEDGRVIWESIIAYLERGANRG, from the coding sequence ATGAAGTTCGGGGTGGTGGTTTTTCCGGGCTCCAATTGTGATGCCGATTGTTTTCACGTCTTAAAAAACGTCTTTGGCCGGGAGACGGTGTATATCTGGCATAAAGAGGATAATTTTGATGTTGACTGCATTGTTCTGCCCGGTGGCTTTTCCTACGGCGATTATTTGCGGGCCGGGGCGATTGCCCGTTTTAGCCCGGTGATGAAAAAAGTGGTAGAGTTTGCTAATGCCGGAGGTCTGGTTATCGGTATCTGTAACGGTTTTCAAATCCTTTTAGAAGCGGGGCTTTTACCCGGTGCCATGCTTAGAAATAAAAGCATAAATTTCCGGTGCCATGATGTTTACCTGCGGGTAGAAAACAACAATACTCCCTTTACCAGTAAAGCGCATGAGGGACAGGTGCTGAAAATTCCCATTGCCCACGGGGAGGGGAATTACTACTGCGAGCCGGATACCTTAAAAAAGCTTATTGCCAACGGACAGGTGGTGTTTCGGTACTGTAATTCCCGGGGGGAAGTGACCGAGGATGCCAATCCCAATGGTTCCCTTTACAATATTGCGGGAATCATTAACGAGAAAGGTAACGTCCTCGGTATGATGCCCCATCCGGAGCGCTGCTCGGAGAATATCCTGGGAGGAGAGGATGGCAGGGTAATCTGGGAATCGATTATCGCGTACTTGGAAAGGGGGGCTAACCGTGGCTAA
- the purS gene encoding phosphoribosylformylglycinamidine synthase subunit PurS: MAIARVIVELKPGVLDPQGEAIKNSLHALGYEEVKKVRVGKFITLEVEGNDLKEIEERVKEMADKLLANVVIEKFTVQVEG; encoded by the coding sequence ATGGCGATAGCCCGTGTAATCGTGGAATTAAAGCCCGGGGTTTTGGACCCTCAGGGGGAAGCGATTAAAAATTCCTTACATGCTCTCGGGTATGAGGAAGTAAAAAAGGTAAGGGTTGGCAAGTTTATTACCTTAGAAGTTGAGGGAAATGACTTAAAGGAAATAGAAGAAAGAGTTAAGGAAATGGCCGATAAGCTTTTAGCCAATGTGGTTATTGAAAAATTTACGGTGCAGGTGGAGGGTTAA